One genomic segment of Cyanobacteria bacterium FACHB-DQ100 includes these proteins:
- a CDS encoding glycosyltransferase, with protein sequence MSYTISIVIPVYNREIYLGAAIESVLNQTRCDFELLIWDDGSTDRSLEIAHYYTTLDPRIRVIAAAHQGVAVALKQAFAETTGKYIASVDSDDLLAPTALEATAAILDEQSTIGLVYTDYHVVDADGQDKGLGLGCNIPYSKNRLLIDFMTFHFRLLRRYVYDQVGGIDTSFEQAEDYDLCLKVSEVTQVYHLAQPLYYHRRHSTNITNQRLELIQWTAKASSQALKRRGLDDQYELDVQIVGQFRLQRKKLHNTITTNAC encoded by the coding sequence ATGTCGTACACCATTTCTATCGTCATCCCTGTTTATAATCGTGAAATCTACCTAGGTGCCGCGATCGAGAGCGTTTTGAATCAGACCAGGTGCGACTTTGAACTTTTGATTTGGGATGATGGTTCCACCGATCGCTCTCTAGAGATAGCTCACTACTATACAACGCTTGATCCTCGGATTCGCGTTATTGCGGCTGCTCATCAGGGCGTTGCAGTTGCGTTAAAGCAAGCATTTGCTGAGACTACTGGTAAATACATTGCCTCTGTTGATAGTGATGATTTACTTGCACCAACCGCGCTTGAAGCGACAGCAGCAATTCTCGATGAACAATCAACAATTGGCTTAGTTTACACTGACTATCATGTAGTTGATGCAGATGGGCAAGACAAAGGGCTAGGACTAGGCTGCAATATCCCTTACTCCAAGAATCGATTACTGATTGATTTTATGACTTTCCATTTTCGGTTGCTTCGACGCTACGTCTATGACCAAGTTGGAGGCATTGATACATCTTTCGAGCAAGCCGAGGACTACGATCTCTGCTTGAAAGTTTCAGAAGTAACACAGGTGTACCATCTTGCCCAGCCACTTTATTATCATCGTCGGCACAGCACAAACATAACAAATCAACGTTTGGAACTGATTCAGTGGACTGCTAAAGCAAGTTCTCAAGCTTTAAAGCGTCGAGGATTAGACGACCAATACGAGCTTGATGTACAGATTGTTGGTCAATTTAGGCTACAACGCAAAAAACTACACAACACGATTACTACTAACGCATGCTAA
- a CDS encoding peptidylprolyl isomerase, whose translation MSTELTVSPEEVLYQVKLSGQIPMILEEIAKRKAIVAAAEEAGITVESEELQQAADAIRLKNNLHRSKDTLTWLKKQGLSLNEFEILVHTQVLADKLAEHLFGNEVEAFFAKNQLDYAKVVMYEIVLDDEDLAIELFYATQEGEVNFHELAHQYIQNMELRRAGGYKGLLRRIDLNSTIAASVFASKPPQILKPILVLGKSHLIFVEEIIQPELDAQLRNRILIELFSNWLKHATLNLSKVMN comes from the coding sequence ATGTCTACTGAGTTGACTGTTTCTCCCGAAGAGGTTCTTTATCAAGTGAAGCTTTCAGGTCAAATTCCAATGATTTTGGAAGAGATTGCAAAACGCAAAGCGATCGTGGCTGCCGCAGAAGAAGCCGGAATCACAGTTGAATCTGAAGAGCTTCAGCAGGCTGCGGATGCTATTCGTTTGAAAAACAATTTGCATCGTTCAAAAGATACTTTGACATGGCTAAAAAAACAAGGCTTATCGTTAAATGAATTTGAAATCTTGGTTCATACTCAAGTTCTTGCTGATAAGTTAGCTGAGCATCTATTTGGTAACGAAGTTGAAGCATTTTTTGCTAAAAATCAGCTCGATTACGCCAAGGTTGTGATGTATGAAATTGTTCTAGACGATGAAGATTTAGCAATAGAACTCTTCTATGCAACACAAGAAGGTGAAGTAAATTTTCATGAGCTTGCTCATCAATATATTCAAAATATGGAACTTCGACGAGCAGGAGGATATAAGGGACTTTTACGTCGTATTGATCTGAATTCAACGATTGCGGCATCTGTCTTTGCTTCAAAACCACCTCAAATTCTCAAACCCATTCTTGTTTTAGGAAAATCCCATTTGATTTTTGTTGAAGAAATCATTCAGCCAGAACTTGATGCTCAGCTAAGAAATAGAATTCTTATAGAACTATTTTCCAACTGGCTTAAACACGCAACCTTAAATCTTTCCAAGGTCATGAACTGA
- a CDS encoding CHAT domain-containing protein → MDSKSRINWLVLLTAGWIAAFECVPFAIRDSVSIAASVSSPAPNAQALTPEEQGKALYENGRFSEAVTVLQQAVQQARSRGDTLRQAIALSNLSLASQQLGLWTEANQAITESLKLLRSTHQQTSVLAQALDIQGRLQLATGQAESALGTWQQATALYSKTNDQAGIVRSHLNQAQALQALGFHRRALTVLENLRSTLQNQPASLVKVVGLRSFGDALLLVGETDAANAVLQQSLELAKQLQASEETAAALLSLGNVAQTKRDAQAALAFYQQAATRSASPLTKVQAQLNQLSLLTHPNQRDNIQPLVRQIQPQLATLPPSRTVIEMQITFAQLLLKLPSFDRTAIAQQLAKAVQQARALNDRRSQSFALGTLAHVYEQNRQWSIAQDLTQQALELAEAMRASDIAYRWEWQLGRLLKAQGNSTGAIAAYTGAVNTLKSLRKDLVAVNPEIQFSFRESVEPIYRQLVDLLLQKTAAPSQVKLTQARDVIESLQVAELENFFRAACLDTVVQVDQVIDQADASAAVVYPIILSDRLEIILKLPRQELRHYTVLVPQVQVEQTLEQLQQKLTKPYTLQEVQTLSQQVYNWLIRPAEATLTATKPKTLVFVLDGALRNIPMSVLHDGQQYLIQKYGVALTPGLQLLNPRSLKQIQLRTLTAGLTESRHGFAPLSFVRNEVEEIQSEVPSKVLLNQTFTEKQLQEQINAAPFPVVHLATHGQFSSDAEKTFILAWDQPIKVNDFSRLLRVKEQTGTGAIELLVLSACETATGDNRAALGLAGVAIRAGARSTIASLWSLDDESTALFMGEFYRNLTQTTTTKAAALRDAQLKLLQHPQYQHPRYWAPYVLVGNWL, encoded by the coding sequence ATGGATTCTAAATCTCGGATTAATTGGCTTGTTCTCCTCACAGCTGGCTGGATAGCTGCCTTTGAGTGCGTTCCGTTTGCAATTCGCGATTCTGTCAGTATTGCGGCTTCTGTTTCTTCTCCAGCCCCAAACGCCCAAGCTCTAACCCCAGAAGAACAAGGAAAAGCACTGTATGAAAATGGGCGGTTTAGTGAAGCAGTCACCGTTTTACAACAAGCAGTTCAACAGGCGCGATCGCGAGGTGACACCCTCAGGCAAGCGATCGCGCTGAGTAATTTGTCACTAGCATCTCAACAGCTCGGATTGTGGACCGAAGCTAATCAAGCTATCACAGAAAGTCTGAAACTCCTGCGTTCTACCCATCAACAAACTTCAGTGCTTGCTCAAGCGCTTGATATTCAAGGCCGTTTGCAGCTCGCGACTGGGCAAGCCGAGTCAGCCTTGGGAACTTGGCAGCAAGCAACGGCGCTCTACTCAAAAACAAACGATCAGGCGGGTATTGTTCGTAGCCACCTTAATCAAGCACAGGCACTTCAAGCCCTAGGATTTCACCGTCGTGCACTGACAGTTTTGGAGAACTTACGATCGACCCTCCAAAACCAACCTGCATCTTTGGTCAAAGTTGTAGGCTTACGAAGTTTTGGCGATGCGCTGTTACTCGTTGGAGAAACCGATGCAGCAAATGCTGTGTTGCAACAAAGTTTGGAACTCGCCAAACAGCTTCAAGCCAGTGAAGAAACAGCGGCGGCGTTGTTAAGTTTAGGCAACGTTGCCCAAACCAAGCGAGACGCTCAAGCTGCTTTAGCGTTTTATCAACAAGCAGCAACTCGATCCGCGTCGCCCCTCACCAAAGTACAAGCACAACTCAATCAACTCAGTTTGCTGACTCATCCCAATCAGCGCGACAACATTCAACCCTTAGTGCGTCAAATTCAACCGCAACTGGCAACCTTGCCGCCGAGTCGAACCGTGATCGAGATGCAAATTACCTTTGCTCAACTGCTGTTGAAGCTTCCGAGCTTTGATCGCACCGCCATTGCTCAACAGTTAGCCAAAGCGGTACAACAAGCTCGCGCCCTCAATGATCGACGATCGCAATCCTTCGCCCTGGGAACGCTTGCTCATGTCTACGAACAAAATCGTCAATGGTCGATCGCGCAGGATTTAACGCAGCAAGCGCTGGAATTAGCCGAAGCGATGCGGGCATCAGATATCGCCTACCGCTGGGAATGGCAATTAGGACGATTATTGAAAGCGCAAGGCAATTCTACAGGCGCGATCGCAGCTTACACTGGAGCCGTCAATACGTTAAAATCGCTACGCAAAGATCTAGTCGCCGTAAATCCGGAGATCCAGTTTTCTTTCCGAGAAAGCGTGGAACCAATTTATCGGCAGTTGGTCGATTTGTTACTTCAGAAAACTGCAGCACCAAGTCAGGTTAAATTAACTCAAGCTCGCGATGTGATTGAATCACTGCAAGTTGCAGAACTTGAAAATTTTTTCCGGGCAGCGTGTCTAGATACGGTCGTGCAAGTGGATCAAGTCATTGACCAAGCGGATGCATCGGCGGCAGTCGTTTATCCGATTATTCTGAGCGATCGCCTAGAGATCATCCTCAAACTACCGCGACAAGAATTACGGCACTACACGGTGTTAGTTCCGCAAGTGCAAGTTGAACAAACCCTCGAACAACTGCAGCAAAAACTCACAAAACCCTACACCCTGCAAGAAGTACAAACTCTATCACAACAGGTTTACAATTGGCTAATTCGCCCCGCAGAAGCAACGCTAACAGCAACGAAACCGAAAACATTAGTGTTTGTATTAGATGGAGCCCTGCGGAATATCCCAATGTCGGTGCTTCATGATGGGCAACAGTATTTAATTCAAAAATATGGCGTTGCTCTAACACCAGGACTACAACTACTCAATCCACGATCGCTCAAACAAATCCAATTACGAACCCTCACCGCAGGGCTGACCGAATCGCGTCACGGCTTTGCACCGCTCAGTTTTGTGAGAAACGAAGTTGAAGAAATTCAATCAGAAGTGCCCAGTAAAGTATTGCTCAATCAGACCTTTACAGAAAAACAACTGCAAGAGCAGATTAATGCTGCTCCGTTTCCGGTTGTGCATTTAGCGACGCATGGACAGTTTAGCTCGGATGCAGAGAAGACCTTTATTCTTGCGTGGGATCAACCGATTAAGGTGAACGACTTCAGTCGGTTGTTGCGGGTCAAGGAACAAACGGGAACTGGCGCAATCGAGCTTCTGGTTCTCAGTGCTTGCGAAACGGCGACGGGAGATAACCGGGCGGCGTTAGGGCTGGCTGGAGTGGCGATTCGGGCGGGGGCAAGAAGTACGATCGCGTCGCTCTGGTCACTGGATGATGAATCAACTGCATTATTTATGGGCGAGTTTTATCGAAATCTCACACAAACGACCACGACGAAAGCGGCTGCACTGCGAGACGCCCAACTCAAGCTGCTGCAGCACCCTCAGTATCAGCATCCCCGCTACTGGGCACCGTATGTTTTAGTAGGAAATTGGCTATAA
- a CDS encoding Mo-dependent nitrogenase C-terminal domain-containing protein: MLSLICNPTKISLLQLIANKLDAIEINNPKMAQLLCRLIPSHCPFERDIRFCDRVLLHIPPMCKLNPFYEQLVGLRFKALCYLADVCGEDITAYC, translated from the coding sequence ATGTTGAGCTTAATTTGCAACCCAACGAAAATTAGCCTTCTGCAATTAATTGCGAACAAGCTGGATGCGATTGAGATCAATAACCCCAAAATGGCACAACTTCTCTGTCGCCTCATTCCCTCGCACTGCCCCTTTGAACGAGATATTCGTTTTTGCGATCGCGTTCTCCTCCACATACCTCCAATGTGCAAACTGAACCCGTTTTATGAACAATTAGTTGGCTTGCGGTTCAAAGCCCTCTGCTACCTAGCTGATGTTTGTGGTGAAGATATCACAGCTTATTGCTAA
- a CDS encoding HlyD family efflux transporter periplasmic adaptor subunit, translating to MPTPFSTEDQLGQRNGHRPRNKRETDLNQVITNLRSDLPMVEDVSPVQSSMGDWSSITQELVNTLPRAWTRGLLYLLVGFAGVVLPWAMLAQVDETGVARGRLEPQGKIYRIDAPVAGKVVAIAVKEGSTVKAGQTLMELDSELAKTDLQQAQAKLEGQLNRLTQLEQTANQLAIATRTQQLQSEAQVSEQQAQIAQVKSKISANQRAYQLWQSRLAKDLNEVQRYRHLWQAGAVPEIKVVETQRTADESQRLLAQARADIEQSQSELAKQETAQLRVDRTGKLAVLASQKQARDLQTQMADLRAEISQTRQAIAALQLQLQQRTIHAPVNGTIFELPIQQPGAVLQPGQAVAQLAPKGAMLIFRAQMPSSESGFLQIGMPVKLKFDAYPFQDYGIVPAHLHWISPDAKKTRTPQGEIENFELEIRLDQTYIQAQNQHIVLTPGQSATAEVITRQRRIIDFILDPFRKLQNGDFKL from the coding sequence ATGCCAACACCATTTAGTACTGAAGATCAACTCGGCCAACGTAATGGTCATCGCCCCCGAAACAAGCGCGAGACTGATCTAAACCAAGTTATAACTAATCTCAGAAGCGATCTGCCAATGGTTGAAGACGTATCTCCTGTGCAGTCTTCAATGGGCGATTGGTCTTCTATTACGCAAGAGCTAGTCAACACACTGCCGCGAGCTTGGACCCGTGGATTGCTCTATTTGCTGGTCGGGTTCGCGGGAGTTGTCTTACCCTGGGCGATGTTAGCGCAAGTAGACGAAACGGGCGTCGCACGAGGACGACTAGAGCCGCAGGGAAAAATTTACCGCATTGACGCACCAGTTGCTGGAAAAGTGGTTGCGATCGCTGTCAAAGAAGGCAGCACTGTCAAGGCTGGGCAAACGTTAATGGAACTAGACTCAGAATTAGCCAAGACAGATTTGCAGCAGGCGCAGGCAAAACTAGAGGGGCAACTAAATCGCCTTACTCAGCTTGAACAAACCGCTAACCAACTCGCGATCGCGACCCGCACTCAGCAACTCCAAAGTGAAGCACAAGTTTCTGAGCAACAGGCGCAAATTGCTCAGGTGAAAAGTAAGATATCGGCGAATCAACGCGCTTATCAGCTTTGGCAGTCTCGCTTGGCAAAAGACCTGAATGAAGTGCAGCGATATCGTCACCTATGGCAAGCTGGCGCTGTGCCCGAAATCAAAGTGGTGGAAACTCAACGAACGGCAGATGAGAGCCAACGGCTCTTAGCACAAGCGCGAGCAGACATCGAACAATCTCAATCAGAACTAGCAAAACAAGAGACTGCTCAATTGCGCGTTGATCGGACGGGTAAACTGGCAGTACTAGCGAGCCAGAAACAGGCTAGGGATTTACAAACCCAAATGGCAGATCTACGCGCCGAAATTTCTCAAACTCGACAAGCGATCGCGGCACTACAATTACAACTGCAACAACGAACGATTCATGCGCCTGTTAATGGAACGATTTTTGAGCTTCCGATCCAACAACCTGGAGCGGTGCTGCAACCAGGACAAGCCGTTGCTCAGCTTGCTCCTAAGGGTGCAATGCTGATCTTTCGGGCACAGATGCCGAGTTCAGAAAGTGGCTTTCTGCAAATTGGAATGCCTGTTAAGCTCAAGTTTGATGCTTATCCATTCCAGGATTACGGTATTGTACCGGCCCATCTGCATTGGATTTCGCCCGATGCGAAAAAGACACGAACCCCACAGGGCGAAATTGAAAACTTTGAGTTAGAAATTAGGCTTGACCAAACCTACATCCAGGCACAAAACCAGCACATTGTCTTAACACCAGGGCAATCTGCCACAGCCGAAGTGATTACACGGCAACGCCGCATTATTGATTTTATTCTCGATCCATTTAGAAAGCTGCAAAACGGTGATTTCAAACTTTAA
- a CDS encoding filamentous hemagglutinin N-terminal domain-containing protein, giving the protein MSPTLAIASGLLISPVPAQVIPDRSLSNNSSVAVEGNVSTITGGTLAGKNLFHSFSQFSVPTNGTAYFNNTSDIQNILSRVTGSSISNIDGLIRANGTASLFLINPNGIIFGKNAKLQIGGSLLATTADAIQFDDQNSFSASDPNAAPLLTVNPSALLFNRIERAGIQNNSHTSSSADEAFGLKVREGRSLLLVGGNIDMRGSRLTAPGGRVELVGVADKGRVDLKLSGEELRLEVPKGLTRAPVALTDGARISVAKDNGGSIAIVAQSLEIANKSDLEAGIAPKLGTEESKAGDVTLDAIDAITVTGESQIKNIVAPNSTGQGGKISIHTGSLSMLEGSQLNASTFGTGNAGAIVIRARGQVTLKGNLDGGSGDRFSGAQSRVGDSKLGPNVHGRGGNIEIEAKSLLIEDRARLSTSTYGYGNAGNVTIRAADSVTVRGPGPTQAEGRAISSNVHDPARQLKIEPETYRSGGIVTIETGSLSITNNALISVDTNGKGNAGSVQINAKDVVLSSSNIVSRLGEIEMPDAKGNGGKIDIETDSLRIDNKIEQGNAGLSVSTYGQGNAGSITINARDITLTNSGSRISSNVHPGANGNGGKIKISTESFSIRDRANVFIKTEGRGNAGSLKIETGSLRIDNKIGQDNAGLSVSTYGQGNAGNITINARDIILTNPGSRISSNVHPGASGNGGEIKISTESLSIRDRANVFIKTEGHGNAGSLEILAHYGNVSIENGSRLSASTLIQGKEDTSNITAGNISLQARRLLLDNQAEILGETTSSQNGGNITLTLGNLLLLRRSSNISTSAGTEEGTGNGGNITIRSPLIVTVPTERSNITTEAYTGTGGKINITTQGLIGFQQQSRNPQLSRISASSDFGIDGQVNINVLSVNPSQGLVNLPTVSVDASRLITQQCSPSRASGEISQFVITGRGGLPTAPGEPLRSSSVLTPWVNLPSDVAISTEQNAARSGVNTKPDAVRQSSNRAASPPEKLVEAQGWVKDAQGNVALIAQVPSDSSVQLSSVPCHGF; this is encoded by the coding sequence TTGTCACCCACACTCGCGATCGCTTCAGGCTTATTAATATCTCCGGTCCCAGCTCAAGTGATTCCTGATCGGAGCCTTTCTAACAATTCGAGCGTTGCCGTTGAGGGAAACGTCAGCACCATCACGGGCGGAACGTTAGCAGGAAAAAACTTGTTTCATAGCTTTAGTCAATTCTCAGTTCCCACGAATGGCACTGCTTATTTTAATAATACCTCAGACATTCAGAACATCCTGAGCCGCGTTACCGGTAGCTCTATTTCCAATATTGATGGACTCATTCGAGCCAATGGCACCGCCAGTTTATTCTTGATCAATCCCAATGGAATTATTTTTGGAAAGAATGCAAAGTTGCAAATTGGCGGTTCGTTACTAGCAACCACTGCTGATGCGATTCAGTTCGATGACCAAAATTCGTTTAGTGCTTCTGATCCGAATGCTGCTCCACTGTTAACGGTGAATCCTTCAGCGTTGCTCTTCAACCGCATCGAGCGAGCAGGGATTCAAAATAACTCACACACTTCTTCGAGTGCTGACGAAGCTTTTGGGTTAAAGGTTCGTGAGGGTCGCAGTTTGCTGCTCGTGGGTGGCAACATTGACATGAGGGGGAGCAGATTAACTGCTCCGGGTGGACGGGTGGAGTTGGTAGGCGTGGCAGATAAAGGACGAGTGGATCTCAAACTCAGCGGTGAGGAATTGCGGTTGGAGGTTCCCAAGGGTCTGACCCGTGCTCCGGTTGCTCTGACCGATGGGGCTCGAATTTCCGTTGCTAAAGATAATGGTGGCAGTATTGCGATCGTGGCTCAGTCTTTGGAGATTGCCAATAAAAGTGATTTGGAGGCAGGAATTGCACCAAAATTAGGGACAGAAGAGAGTAAAGCCGGAGACGTTACGCTCGATGCGATCGATGCAATCACTGTGACGGGAGAATCTCAAATTAAGAATATTGTGGCCCCGAACAGCACAGGTCAAGGGGGCAAGATTAGCATTCATACTGGCTCACTTTCGATGCTAGAGGGATCGCAACTCAACGCCTCTACTTTTGGAACTGGCAATGCGGGCGCAATCGTTATTCGCGCACGTGGTCAAGTTACCCTGAAAGGGAACCTAGACGGAGGGTCAGGTGATCGATTTAGTGGAGCTCAGAGCCGAGTCGGTGATAGTAAATTGGGTCCTAACGTTCATGGACGGGGAGGAAATATTGAGATTGAAGCGAAATCCCTCTTGATCGAAGATCGCGCACGGTTGAGTACTAGCACTTACGGGTATGGAAACGCTGGAAATGTCACCATCCGCGCGGCTGACAGCGTTACAGTACGAGGTCCAGGACCGACTCAGGCAGAGGGTAGGGCAATCAGCAGCAACGTACATGATCCGGCTAGGCAATTAAAAATAGAGCCGGAAACATACCGGAGCGGCGGAATTGTTACGATTGAGACTGGCTCACTTTCAATTACCAATAATGCTCTAATCTCAGTTGATACAAACGGCAAAGGCAACGCTGGAAGTGTCCAGATCAACGCTAAGGATGTAGTCTTATCAAGCAGCAACATTGTGAGCCGTTTAGGAGAAATAGAGATGCCCGATGCCAAGGGAAATGGGGGTAAGATCGACATTGAGACAGACTCACTCAGAATCGATAACAAGATAGAGCAGGGTAATGCTGGATTGAGCGTTAGCACCTATGGTCAGGGCAACGCTGGAAGTATCACCATTAATGCTCGAGACATTACTCTGACAAATTCAGGGAGCCGTATCAGTAGCAATGTTCATCCAGGGGCTAACGGAAACGGTGGAAAAATTAAGATTTCAACTGAATCATTCTCAATTCGCGATCGTGCTAACGTGTTTATCAAAACCGAAGGACGTGGAAACGCTGGAAGCCTCAAAATTGAGACAGGCTCGCTCAGAATCGATAACAAGATAGGGCAGGATAATGCTGGACTGAGTGTTAGCACCTATGGTCAGGGCAACGCTGGAAATATTACCATTAATGCTCGAGACATTATTCTGACAAATCCAGGAAGCCGGATCAGTAGCAATGTTCATCCAGGAGCTAGCGGAAACGGTGGAGAAATTAAGATTTCAACTGAATCGCTCTCAATTCGCGATCGTGCTAACGTGTTTATCAAAACCGAAGGACATGGAAACGCTGGAAGCCTAGAGATTCTGGCGCACTACGGTAACGTTTCGATCGAGAACGGTAGTCGATTGAGTGCAAGTACCCTTATACAAGGTAAGGAAGATACAAGCAATATAACAGCGGGTAACATTAGTCTCCAAGCTCGGCGGCTCTTACTGGATAATCAAGCTGAAATTCTTGGAGAAACGACGAGTAGTCAGAACGGCGGTAATATTACTCTCACTTTAGGCAATCTCTTGTTGCTGCGGCGCAGTAGTAATATTTCAACCTCAGCAGGTACAGAAGAGGGAACTGGAAATGGTGGTAATATTACGATTCGTTCTCCCCTAATTGTTACTGTTCCCACTGAAAGAAGTAACATCACTACCGAAGCTTATACAGGAACGGGCGGCAAGATTAACATCACGACGCAAGGTTTGATAGGATTCCAGCAACAATCACGAAATCCACAATTAAGCCGTATTTCTGCTAGTTCCGACTTTGGGATTGATGGACAAGTGAACATTAATGTTCTGAGTGTGAATCCAAGCCAAGGATTAGTGAATTTACCAACCGTTTCCGTCGATGCTTCTCGGTTAATCACGCAACAGTGTTCACCAAGTCGGGCAAGCGGAGAGATCAGCCAGTTTGTCATCACCGGACGCGGTGGACTACCAACTGCACCCGGTGAACCTTTGAGAAGTTCGTCGGTGCTGACACCTTGGGTCAATCTTCCCTCTGATGTGGCGATTAGCACAGAGCAAAATGCGGCAAGAAGCGGTGTCAATACTAAGCCAGATGCTGTTCGTCAAAGTTCAAACCGTGCAGCTTCTCCACCCGAAAAACTAGTCGAAGCCCAAGGATGGGTGAAAGATGCTCAGGGAAACGTCGCGTTGATTGCTCAGGTGCCGTCTGATTCTTCTGTTCAGCTCTCATCGGTTCCCTGCCATGGATTCTAA